The DNA window ACATCAACTTTACCCGCAAGTCATTCACTGGTTTGCTAAACGGCGTTTATGCTTACAAGGGCATCAGGTTTATTTAGATAATCAACGATTAAATCCTGAAGACTACACCATTAAGCTGTTATAAAAACAAACTCGATACAAGGGAATTGCCTGATTGTTTCTAGTTGTATTTTTTATCACTGTATCAACCATCAATCATCATCGTGTTGATTAACACTAAACTCCAAAAGGTCGTGATGTTATGTTCCAAGACGCTTCAAAATATCCTATTCAAGACAATGCTGTTGATGTCCTGACATCTGTTTATCGTGACATTATCACCAATGTCGGTGAAGATGTGACTCGTGATGGTTTATTAAAAACCCCAGAGCGTGCCGCAAAAGCAATACTGCGTTTAACCAGCGGTTATCAACAAGATTTACAATCGATTGTCAATGGGGCGTTATTTGAATCAGACAGTGACCAAGTTGTCTTAGTACGAGATATTGAATTTTATAGCTTATGTGAACATCACCTGTTGCCGTTTTTTGGTAAATGTCATGTTGGCTATTTACCACGTGGCAAAGTGTTAGGTCTGTCTAAAGTCGCGCGAATTGTTGATATGTTCTCACGTCGCTTACAAATTCAAGAACAACTTACCCATCAAGTTGCTTTAGCAATTCAGGAATGTACAGATGCATATGGCGTTGGGGTTGTCATGGATGCACGTCATATGTGTATGATTATGCGGGGGGTAGAGAAACAAAGCTCAAGTACAACCACCTCCGCAATGCTTGGCACATTCCGCCAAAACCCTGCCGCCCGTGCGGAGTTCTTATCATTAATCGCATCCTCTAACTCTAGTTTATAATTCAAAGCGTTAATTAGAGACCTGCTAAGTTTTAAAAACCTAGCAGGTCTCTGTTTTGTTTTATAAAAATCGCCGAACTCAAGTTAAATTACGCTTTTCTTTCATAAGGAAAACGTAAACTCACACAATATATTCCCTCTCCTTCTTGGCGAATTAATTTCGCTTGCGTTCCATAATAAAATGCTAAACGTCGTTGGATATTTTCTTGTCCAATACCATGCCCTTGATGAGTTTTAGGTTCTGTTGGTAAAGGGCTTTCTATGTCTAGGCAGATTCGTTGCCCATCAAATAAACCTGTTACAACAATGACCCCTCCCTCTAATAAGGGTTGAATTCCATAATACACCGCGTTTTCTAACAAGGGTTGTAATGATAATGAAGGGATTAAGCTATCCATCGGTACATTATTCAGTTGCCATTCAACCTGTAAACGTTCACCAAGTCGCAACGTTTCTATATGTAAATATTGTTTACATAAACTGATTTCTTCCTCAATCGTCACGCGCTCGCTCGCATCAGCCAGCGCGACACGAAAGAGTTCAGCAAAGTCTTCAACGGCTTGTTCTGCTTCTTTGGGTTGAAAGCGAATCAGGCTTGCAATGGTATTCATGCTGTTAAAAAGAAAATGCGGGCGAATTTTGGATTGTAAGGCTTGGATATTAGCGTGTGCATTTGAATTGCTTTCTTGTTGTAATGAATATTGTACGTATAGGTAACGTAAGACAATTGCGCTAACAATGGCACTAATGCCTAAATT is part of the Beggiatoa alba B18LD genome and encodes:
- the folE gene encoding GTP cyclohydrolase I FolE — translated: MFQDASKYPIQDNAVDVLTSVYRDIITNVGEDVTRDGLLKTPERAAKAILRLTSGYQQDLQSIVNGALFESDSDQVVLVRDIEFYSLCEHHLLPFFGKCHVGYLPRGKVLGLSKVARIVDMFSRRLQIQEQLTHQVALAIQECTDAYGVGVVMDARHMCMIMRGVEKQSSSTTTSAMLGTFRQNPAARAEFLSLIASSNSSL
- a CDS encoding sensor histidine kinase is translated as MAKTSRYSVNTSPLFLPDFCSVKSVFLGIVLTELLAFILALAPLNKVGFDWGYTIRNFFNDLALISLFVQWITLFSMATLCVLKPFLTQFNSNSIVGIISYCIILLVTNIVGEVAWLIDENINHPNLSFAVQHFWLILQSTLVIAITCGAVLSYLFYKSTGRKALITLVYINIVLTAFILSELVAFLLTPFPFRPIAEQHLLFLLRNLGISAIVSAIVLRYLYVQYSLQQESNSNAHANIQALQSKIRPHFLFNSMNTIASLIRFQPKEAEQAVEDFAELFRVALADASERVTIEEEISLCKQYLHIETLRLGERLQVEWQLNNVPMDSLIPSLSLQPLLENAVYYGIQPLLEGGVIVVTGLFDGQRICLDIESPLPTEPKTHQGHGIGQENIQRRLAFYYGTQAKLIRQEGEGIYCVSLRFPYERKA